A single region of the Winslowiella toletana genome encodes:
- a CDS encoding thiamine pyrophosphate-binding protein produces the protein MEITVADDLVKFLEGLRVGAAFGVSGGFIVPVWQALSQSEKIRLYHCRHESGGVFAASEYSLCQNQPTVAFATAGPGITNALTGIKAARIDGSQLIFISSITAEAKTGRWCLQETTRQDVETLLQNDGQGYFDSVFVISTMSDYLAAKKEIAAKLREPSGCSIGVFITTTLQKALLEDGGCNIAGGTPPEGISEKALSQVHKLADDMMTQKTLFWVGFGARHAAENLTRIAVKTQSSVISTPRGKGIFPEKHPLYAGATGLGSNGENIAAQLDPRRHPVVVILGSRLSELSSSRAQDQLSDSIIYYIGLNSRDVASNLPPQTIVIECEIDRFLASLSQTLRLKEPTPQQLLPVFTPSPELFTANSEDAERKENALHPRIVMQVLQEIVIEKYDGYLAADAGNSFVWTNRFLKFSRPVRYRTSTGFGAMGHYACGLIGIAASTTHCAVGVIGDGAMLMGNEVSTAVQYKLPAIWLVMNDGCYNMCRQGLDMLGNAPLDCDIPATDFALLGKSLGATGYRVSDKAALKEALIQAISARQTAVIDVIVDRYAVPPLDDRINTLQKL, from the coding sequence ATGGAAATAACGGTCGCAGATGATTTGGTAAAATTTCTTGAAGGTTTGCGGGTGGGTGCGGCCTTTGGCGTCTCTGGTGGATTTATCGTTCCTGTCTGGCAAGCGCTGTCTCAGTCAGAAAAAATCAGGCTCTACCACTGCAGGCATGAGTCCGGTGGTGTTTTTGCTGCTTCTGAATATAGTTTGTGTCAAAACCAACCGACAGTCGCCTTCGCAACTGCGGGGCCGGGTATTACCAATGCGCTGACCGGTATCAAAGCTGCACGGATTGATGGATCACAGCTTATTTTTATCTCATCGATTACCGCTGAAGCCAAGACCGGTCGCTGGTGTTTGCAGGAAACAACCCGACAGGATGTTGAGACGCTGCTTCAGAATGACGGGCAGGGTTATTTTGATAGCGTTTTCGTTATTTCAACGATGTCTGATTATCTGGCTGCTAAAAAAGAAATTGCCGCAAAGCTTAGAGAACCGTCTGGCTGTAGCATCGGCGTGTTTATCACTACCACGCTACAGAAAGCCTTGCTGGAAGATGGCGGATGTAATATTGCTGGCGGCACCCCACCTGAAGGGATATCTGAAAAGGCCCTGTCACAGGTCCATAAATTAGCCGATGACATGATGACGCAAAAAACGCTTTTTTGGGTCGGTTTTGGTGCACGTCATGCCGCAGAAAATCTCACCAGGATTGCAGTCAAGACGCAATCCAGCGTGATATCAACTCCGCGAGGAAAAGGCATATTTCCGGAAAAGCACCCGCTGTATGCCGGTGCAACCGGGCTGGGATCGAATGGCGAAAACATCGCTGCGCAACTGGATCCCAGGCGTCATCCGGTGGTGGTGATTTTGGGATCGCGCCTCAGCGAGCTCAGTTCATCCAGGGCTCAGGATCAACTGTCTGATTCAATTATTTATTATATTGGTCTGAATAGCCGGGATGTCGCTTCGAATCTGCCGCCACAGACCATCGTTATTGAGTGTGAAATCGATCGGTTTCTGGCGTCATTATCACAAACACTCAGGCTTAAAGAGCCGACTCCGCAGCAGTTGTTACCGGTATTCACTCCATCACCTGAGTTATTCACCGCGAATTCAGAGGATGCCGAACGCAAAGAAAACGCTCTGCATCCGCGCATCGTGATGCAGGTTTTACAGGAGATCGTCATAGAAAAATATGACGGCTACCTGGCAGCAGACGCAGGCAACTCTTTTGTCTGGACCAATCGCTTTTTAAAATTCTCCCGGCCGGTTCGTTATCGAACCAGTACCGGATTCGGTGCGATGGGGCATTACGCTTGCGGACTTATCGGAATCGCTGCCAGCACCACGCATTGTGCGGTCGGGGTTATTGGTGATGGTGCGATGTTAATGGGCAATGAGGTCAGTACCGCTGTCCAATATAAACTTCCGGCTATATGGCTGGTGATGAATGATGGCTGTTACAACATGTGCCGACAGGGGCTGGATATGCTGGGCAATGCGCCGCTGGATTGCGATATTCCCGCCACAGACTTTGCTTTACTCGGAAAATCATTGGGAGCCACGGGTTATCGTGTCAGTGATAAGGCTGCACTGAAAGAGGCGTTGATACAGGCAATTAGCGCCCGGCAGACGGCGGTTATTGATGTGATTGTTGATCGTTATGCTGTCCCGCCTCTGGATGACAGAATCAATACGTTACAGAAGCTATGA
- a CDS encoding 3-oxoacyl-[acyl-carrier-protein] synthase III C-terminal domain-containing protein encodes MAAKTDRVDIISCAGVLPDNTIIITPDKDVLTVFSSGTLSDGPRHIWRAQHQQQISLLMKTSLLNALQQVGMQVNQLDYVIVSLVWPATILDEEVSALVRETQLRCPVVPVSSGTAGGLTALELAAGLISQGNYRNIAVIAACSYAHWFRPDDSATSLLSDGAACMILASASGSEIISSHTISTHDYAPLVAGQINGARYVSYPPESGQFIAEHYPETAARCCRSLCEKAAISLADIDAFHIYDPTNWVASASATALGVDRRRIFSIFQQYGSLGPAQNYFGFMALINHRSLSDGDRVILLGFGPAATATAVLLKIKKVPVSITHQMT; translated from the coding sequence ATGGCGGCTAAAACTGACAGGGTAGACATCATCTCTTGTGCCGGTGTGCTACCGGACAACACTATTATTATCACGCCGGATAAAGATGTTCTGACAGTATTCAGCAGCGGCACACTGTCTGACGGGCCAAGACATATCTGGCGCGCGCAGCATCAACAGCAAATCTCATTATTAATGAAAACCAGTTTGTTGAACGCGCTACAGCAGGTTGGAATGCAAGTAAACCAGCTGGATTATGTCATTGTTAGCCTGGTCTGGCCTGCCACAATACTGGATGAGGAGGTCTCCGCACTGGTGCGGGAAACACAATTACGTTGCCCGGTGGTGCCCGTAAGTTCAGGAACGGCAGGGGGGCTGACTGCGCTGGAGCTGGCGGCAGGATTAATCAGTCAGGGCAACTATCGCAATATTGCTGTTATTGCTGCCTGCAGCTATGCACACTGGTTCAGGCCAGATGACTCGGCAACGTCGCTGCTCAGTGATGGCGCCGCTTGTATGATTCTTGCTTCTGCGTCCGGTTCAGAAATTATTTCCAGCCATACCATCAGTACGCATGATTATGCTCCATTGGTCGCGGGCCAAATAAACGGAGCACGCTACGTCAGTTATCCGCCTGAATCCGGCCAATTTATTGCTGAGCATTACCCGGAAACCGCTGCACGATGTTGCCGTTCGCTGTGTGAAAAAGCCGCTATTAGCCTGGCAGATATTGATGCTTTTCATATTTATGATCCAACTAACTGGGTGGCAAGTGCCAGTGCAACCGCATTGGGTGTTGACCGGAGACGTATTTTCTCAATTTTTCAGCAGTATGGAAGTTTAGGGCCTGCGCAGAATTACTTTGGTTTTATGGCTCTGATTAATCACCGCAGCCTGTCGGATGGCGATCGCGTAATTTTGTTGGGATTTGGCCCAGCAGCGACGGCTACTGCTGTATTGCTGAAAATAAAAAAAGTCCCGGTATCTATAACTCACCAGATGACATGA
- a CDS encoding 3-oxoacyl-[acyl-carrier-protein] synthase III C-terminal domain-containing protein, with protein sequence MSGISLVSTGLYHPEHVRGNDWYINYYASQGIEVKGLLASLGQQNRYLINNDSENTLTMAVAAAEMALEQAGWQACDLDLIIFSSQTPEYLIPATALKIHHALGGGERTLSYDMNANCAGLLIAVEQVSRIMMSRLSCQRALVVGGDYLGPHSEGEPFYHSCFADSAVAVLLEKSTASEGVIDSEFRVQTSVINNSLFPANGLSSVQREELSSRVKFIPFDDAVCVDVAGESIEVLLTRNGLTGEDIRYYFLSQMSLGNIRKICQLLNIPAAKAPFIGDTYGYTATNSPFIAFHELKKQGKLSRGDHLVFWTIGAGWQSAAVLIKY encoded by the coding sequence ATGAGCGGAATCAGCCTTGTATCCACGGGACTCTATCACCCTGAACATGTCAGGGGAAATGACTGGTACATTAACTACTATGCATCACAAGGTATTGAGGTTAAAGGCTTATTAGCTTCTCTTGGGCAACAGAATCGTTATCTGATTAATAATGATTCTGAAAATACGCTAACTATGGCAGTCGCTGCTGCTGAAATGGCGTTAGAGCAGGCCGGATGGCAGGCCTGCGATCTCGACCTAATTATTTTCAGTTCGCAGACGCCGGAATATCTTATCCCTGCAACAGCACTAAAAATACACCACGCCCTCGGTGGAGGAGAGCGAACACTCTCTTATGATATGAATGCCAATTGTGCAGGTTTGCTTATTGCCGTTGAGCAGGTATCGCGCATTATGATGTCACGATTATCGTGCCAGCGGGCGCTGGTCGTCGGTGGAGATTATCTTGGTCCACACAGCGAGGGTGAACCCTTTTATCACTCCTGTTTTGCTGATTCAGCGGTCGCGGTATTACTGGAAAAATCGACGGCGAGTGAGGGGGTTATAGACTCTGAGTTTCGGGTGCAAACCTCAGTCATTAATAACTCCCTATTTCCCGCTAACGGCCTCTCCTCTGTCCAGCGTGAAGAACTCTCGTCCCGGGTTAAATTTATCCCTTTTGACGATGCAGTTTGTGTCGATGTTGCAGGCGAATCGATTGAAGTTCTGCTTACGAGGAATGGCCTGACAGGTGAAGATATTCGCTATTATTTTTTATCTCAAATGTCCCTTGGCAATATCAGGAAAATTTGTCAGCTGTTGAATATCCCTGCCGCTAAAGCGCCATTTATCGGCGATACCTATGGTTACACCGCGACGAATAGTCCCTTTATTGCCTTTCACGAATTAAAAAAACAAGGAAAGTTATCAAGAGGAGATCACCTGGTTTTTTGGACCATAGGTGCGGGATGGCAGAGTGCAGCGGTATTAATAAAGTATTAA
- a CDS encoding ShlB/FhaC/HecB family hemolysin secretion/activation protein: protein MALPFHASAALITPADRDAIQQQQQRLLQQNSQQRQSLQRSITPLLPATRPSANQPGSPCFVISSIQLNGAEHLPASVKQQLTQPYLQRCLPLSQIQTLVQQVSDWYISRGYITSRAFLTEQDLSHGQLDLQVLEGKLEKIELEKQDARMLSMAFPGLKNKILNLRDIEQGMESINRLRKLPVQIEILPGTLPGYSIVNLTATPEFPLTAGVGFDNSGQKSTGTGQINGSLTANNLLGFADQWFISGARSSDFASDHNARSVQADFSVPYGYWLMDYNYSYSDYLTTINNQGFDWRSDGDSQIHHLTLSRVLFRNGDMKTGASLGLSHRIGRNYLNDTRLSSSRKLTSVMLGANHSQKIWAGFATLNPAYSRGVPWFGAENDADKSADVPRAGFNKWTLSGSYYLPLAQGWHYLTSFYGQWTPDRLYGSERLTIGGESSVRGFREQYLSGDKGGYWRNEINYDLLTLPFIGTLNALAAIDGGYLRHDNQDSFASGSLWGGAVGVGSRNRYFSSQFTVGLPFAWPEWLGPDRVSVFYRASIVL, encoded by the coding sequence ATGGCACTACCCTTTCATGCCAGTGCCGCGCTAATTACGCCTGCCGATCGTGATGCCATTCAGCAGCAGCAGCAGCGGTTATTACAACAAAATAGTCAGCAGCGACAGTCGTTACAGCGCAGTATTACTCCCTTGCTACCGGCAACCCGTCCCTCTGCGAATCAACCAGGAAGCCCTTGTTTTGTTATCTCATCCATACAGTTAAACGGTGCTGAGCATCTGCCCGCATCAGTAAAGCAGCAACTGACTCAGCCCTATCTTCAGCGTTGTCTTCCCCTTAGCCAGATACAAACGCTGGTGCAACAGGTATCAGACTGGTACATCAGCCGCGGCTATATAACCAGCCGCGCTTTTCTCACTGAGCAGGATCTCTCCCACGGGCAATTAGATCTGCAGGTCCTTGAAGGAAAGCTGGAGAAAATCGAGCTGGAGAAACAGGATGCCAGAATGCTAAGTATGGCTTTTCCTGGACTGAAAAATAAAATTCTCAACCTGCGCGATATTGAACAGGGCATGGAAAGCATCAACCGGTTGCGTAAATTACCGGTCCAAATTGAGATCCTGCCAGGAACCCTGCCCGGCTATTCGATAGTTAATCTGACTGCCACTCCTGAGTTTCCGCTGACGGCGGGGGTCGGTTTTGATAACAGTGGGCAAAAAAGTACCGGCACCGGGCAAATAAATGGCTCACTGACGGCCAATAACCTGCTCGGATTTGCCGACCAGTGGTTTATTTCCGGCGCGCGCAGCAGCGATTTTGCCAGCGATCATAATGCGCGCAGCGTGCAGGCTGACTTCAGCGTGCCTTACGGCTACTGGCTGATGGATTATAATTATTCCTACAGTGACTATCTGACAACCATTAATAATCAGGGATTTGACTGGCGTTCTGACGGTGACAGCCAGATTCATCACCTGACCCTGTCGCGCGTGCTTTTCCGTAACGGCGATATGAAAACCGGCGCGTCTCTCGGTTTGTCTCACCGTATCGGCCGTAACTACCTCAATGATACCCGCCTTAGCAGCAGCCGTAAGCTGACCAGCGTGATGCTGGGTGCAAATCACAGCCAGAAAATCTGGGCAGGGTTTGCCACCCTGAACCCTGCTTACAGCCGCGGCGTGCCGTGGTTTGGTGCTGAGAATGATGCGGATAAATCCGCAGATGTACCTCGTGCCGGGTTCAACAAATGGACGTTATCAGGCAGCTATTACCTGCCGTTAGCACAGGGCTGGCACTATCTGACCAGCTTTTACGGGCAATGGACGCCTGACCGCCTCTATGGCAGCGAACGTTTGACCATTGGCGGAGAAAGCTCGGTCAGGGGCTTCAGGGAACAATATCTTTCCGGTGACAAAGGCGGCTACTGGCGAAATGAAATTAATTATGACCTGCTGACGCTGCCTTTTATCGGCACTCTCAACGCACTGGCAGCCATCGATGGCGGTTACCTCAGGCATGATAACCAGGACAGTTTTGCGTCTGGCTCATTGTGGGGCGGTGCTGTGGGTGTGGGCAGCCGCAACCGTTATTTCAGCAGTCAGTTCACCGTAGGCTTGCCGTTTGCCTGGCCGGAATGGCTTGGGCCCGACCGCGTCTCCGTTTTTTATCGCGCGAGCATCGTACTTTAA